The genome window AATATCGATAAATGGAGAGCGATATAATTTACATAGAGATATTTGATACAATTTTGAAacattgttataatattttttttttatacaaaaaaatattatataaaaatagaaaaatattataaatatattatcaaacaattctttttattcttttgaatGCATACAATGCCAATAATAGATAAGTGCATTTTATATTTCAGCATATGTGTCTATATATAGAACCTTGTTCCACGTAAGtttattatttcataatattttttatttttgagataCAACATTGTTAACACTTTGATACCATGGACTGGACTGAGAATTGGTATGGTTTGATCTTATCTCGAAGACTTATGGTTTTCCAGGAATGTTCTTGTGATGGTTAAGTGAGAAGGTTAGTGTTGGATAGAAGCTAGCATGAGCAGTTCCGAGGTAGTCTTTGTGCTTCTAAGGTTGCTCAAAAACAAAAAGGCTACAATGAGTTTTGATCTCCTCGAGGGCCCTACACAATAGGTCGATGTTTGAGGGGTGAGACTTTTCAACCCGATCCCTCCAACACTCGGATTAGTGATTGGAGTGAGAACTATTTTGGGGCTTCGAGTTCCGTCCCTATTCAAGCATTAAGGATCGATTTTTATATCTACAAAGCCGGTAGGAAGGGATTGTCGATGACAAGGACTACTCGTACGTCCTTCTGTGACGTATTCAAGTGGACGATCGATCCGTATGGCTCCTGCGACATGGCACCTACAGAGAACGACAAATGAAGTGTTGTCTGCCAATCTTATAATTTGATAGCGTTGAGCTCAAACGATTTTTTGTGGGCTATTACTCGTAAATGCCAACGAGGGAAGGAGCGCTAGTGACCTCGTCTTATCTTTCATCTCAGTTCCTTAGCGCTGGTGGTGAGTTGTGATTGatgttgaaatattttatatcaaatatattttgtatataaattATGATCAAATACATTTATTGACATTGTAtgtaacagaaaaataaaaaaaaaaatatatcatggctCTTATAGTgtttttctaataatattttgAAACACTATAACAACTTGGATCTGATCGATCAATAGGGTGTAAAAAGGAACTATTTTATTATGACGAGTGAGACATATTTAGGATATTAGAGTGAAAAAAAATCATCGGATAACTAAAAAGGAGATGCACCTCCCAggaaaaattcaaaaataaagactttttggaaaaattaataaaaaatatttaagtttttCTTTGAAAGGTATAAGACTCGTTTGGGAGCATAAAAAAGCTGATAACAATAACAAAACCATAATATTGCTCGCTATTAAGCTCTATAAAAGAATAATATATTTGATTAAATCAAAAGTATTTAAGTTTTTATTAAAATGAATAAGAAAGATTCATAAAACactctaaaaaaattataaatcattctcttatatatgattttttttaggaCTATAGATATAAAGGAGAACTgaattgatttatataaaaaaaacgaAAATAGCTAAAAACAAATTGCTATTATTAATTTGTACTTAAATACTTACAATTAGTCATTTGAAATCATCAACCTTTACGTGGGTTCCAACTCACCTAATGGACTTCACGCCCCCGATTACTTCCGCATTCATCTCCTGCGCGCCCCATACACCGTATTCTCTCGCTTGGACGATCGCCGTCCTCCGCGTGGAAGACGAAACGTTGGCTTAGACACGCTTCCTTATCTTATTTGTTCTTTACAATACGCGTGCAATAAGAAGATGCAGCTGATCGGTCAAGGACACGATGATGCCCTATTGACCATCAGTTGTCCGACATCCCGTACGAGACGCATACGATTCCGCGTGCTCTTTGTCCGCGTGGCAGCTAACCGAAGGAACTCAACGTTGTCTTGGTGTTATCGACTTGTATCCCATCCCACACAAGAATAGGCTGATCGAAAGCGTAGGAGAGCTGCTTGGCCCAGAACAGAAAGCAGCACTATTCAAGACGTGTCAATCTTTTATTGACAGAGTTCGATTCCTAGACCACTAGTACCGCGACACATACTGACCGATTCCAAACTCTATCCAAAGCATAGTAGCTGAACAGGCTCCAGGCGGTCGCTCTCGGGTAATCTCACTGCGGAAACCGGACTCGATAAAACACAGACAGACGCCCCCTTCTCGGGGAATGTCGTCGGTGGGATGACGCCAGCATCCTACGGACGATTGCATGCAATCACTACGCAGACAAGCTTCCGCCGTCCATATTGTAGATAGACGGCTGACGATCATCCGCATTCATTTTCTACGCGGCTAGAGACGTGGGACCCAGCGGAGATAGCCGCGACTGGGATTTTTATATACGTTATTAAGACTCGAATCCAAGAGGACGACCAGGTCGACTCCCGCAGTCGGTTTCGCCCGATCGAATCGAGGGTTTCGGCATCCTCGGGGAAAACGCAGGCGACGAGGTCGGCTTGGAGCTGTCTTGGTCGATCCCGGATCCACTTCTTCGGTTGGCGTTGGAATCGGTAAGACGCCTTTTCGAACTCCACCATtgttgttcctctctctctcttcgttcgattcgttttttctcttcttctttgctgAGTCATGCTGATCTTCTTTCGTTTTATTGCCGCGGCCGCTCGAATTTGAGCTGCTTGAGAGAGAATTTTAGAGCGTGGTGCTTGGATCTTGTTGGTTTGTGGAGTGGAAGTGGGAATTAGTGGTGTTTTAGTGATTTGGATTTCCAGAGCTGGGTTCACTTAGACAGGAATTCTATTGCTAGATTTTGGGGATTTTGTCTTAAAGAAGCTGCCTTCAGAGTTGTTCTTGCGTTTAGCTCGTTCATGAAATTAAATGTGGTTTGGCTCCTCGGGGCATATGCTTGCCGCTTCAGTGAAGGGCTTCACTATTGGTAGAGAAAAATTACATCTTGGGATACATGCCTTTCGCATACGTGTTATATGTTAATCTGGAGATCTTTTAGACGTCATTAGTTTCTTGTTAGCTCTTGCAATCTGTTGCTGAAGAGTTATGTTGTGTCTCTTTTGTGTGTGTTTTTCTTAGCACAAATTTAAGTTAGATCAGTATGATTTTGCGTGTATGTGTGTGTGAGCAGATCCATTTTTGTTCTTCGACTTCATTTTTGCTGGTAAAAGATGATAGAAGTCTAATTTTAACTGGAATTTGGATCGGTTCTAATAATCTAGGAAATATTTTTCAGGCACACGGAATGGCTATAAAGTCGAGTTCAGGAGAGGGAAGGACCAGGAGCTCATTAACCATAATTATTGTGGTCGGCCTCTGTTGCTTTTTCTATGTTTTGGGTGCATGGCAGAGGAGTGGTTTTGGGAGGGGTGATAGTATTGCACTACAGGTTACTCAGCAGACAGAATGCACAATTTCACCGAATCTAAACTTTGAGACCCACCATGGTGGATCAGGCAGCCTTAGTGATCTTGGTGATTCAGTAGTCAAGACATTTGAGGCGTGCCATGACCGTTACACTGATTACACTCCTTGCCAGGATCAAAAGCGGGCCATGACCTTCCCACGAGAGAACATGATCTACAGAGAGAGACATTGCCCGCTTGATAAGGAGAAACTGTATTGTCTTATACCAGCACCTAAGGGATATGTTGCCCCTTTTCCATGGCCTAAGAGCCGTGATTATGTTCCCTATGCTAATGTCCCATACAAGAGCTTGACAGTCGAGAAGGCTGTTCAGAATTGGGTTCAGTATGAGGGCAATGTATTCAGGTTTCCCGGCGGAGGAACGCAGTTCCCACAAGGCGCAGACAAATATATAGACCAACTTGCATCTGTTATTCCAATTGCTAATGGAACTGTCAGAACTGCATTAGACACTGGTTGCGGGGTATGCTATAACTAATCGTTTAATCCTCTTTTTTTATCGATTCATTTTAATTGTGCAAGACTTTTATTTTGGAAACTTTTAGTCATTGCATTAATGATAAAATTTGTCATTAATTGTTCATAGGTTGCTAGTTGGGGTGCTTATTTGTTGAAAAGGAATGTGTTAGCCATGTCGTTTGCACCAAGGGACTCTCACGAGGCACAGGTACAGTTCGCGCTAGAACGAGGTGTTCCTGCTGTTATTGGTGTCCTTGGCTCAATTAAGCTTCCATACCCATCTAGAGCCTTTGATATGGCTCACTGTTCAAGGTGCTTGATTCCGTGGGGTGCAAATGGTGAGAGCtaatgtttcttcttttttattcgtTGATTTGCTCTTGGCGAAACTCCATTCTCTGATTTGTTCTGGCCATATTTCTAACACTTTTTTGGTATTTTCTCTCGTCAGATGGAATTTACATGATGGAGGTGGATAGGGTTCTCAGGCCTGGTGGTTATTGGGTACTTTCAGGCCCGCCAATTAACTGGAAGAGTAACTATCAGGCATGGCAGCGTACAAAAGAGGATCTTTCAGAGGAACAAGAGAAGA of Musa acuminata AAA Group cultivar baxijiao chromosome BXJ2-3, Cavendish_Baxijiao_AAA, whole genome shotgun sequence contains these proteins:
- the LOC135606751 gene encoding probable methyltransferase PMT2, which translates into the protein MAIKSSSGEGRTRSSLTIIIVVGLCCFFYVLGAWQRSGFGRGDSIALQVTQQTECTISPNLNFETHHGGSGSLSDLGDSVVKTFEACHDRYTDYTPCQDQKRAMTFPRENMIYRERHCPLDKEKLYCLIPAPKGYVAPFPWPKSRDYVPYANVPYKSLTVEKAVQNWVQYEGNVFRFPGGGTQFPQGADKYIDQLASVIPIANGTVRTALDTGCGVASWGAYLLKRNVLAMSFAPRDSHEAQVQFALERGVPAVIGVLGSIKLPYPSRAFDMAHCSRCLIPWGANDGIYMMEVDRVLRPGGYWVLSGPPINWKSNYQAWQRTKEDLSEEQEKIEEIAKLLCWEKVSEKGEIAIWRKRINAESCPGRQDENPINVCKATNPDDVWYKKMESCVNQYPEVSSAEEVAGGELKPFPQRLKAIPPRIASGSVPDFSVKSYQGDVKLWQKHVKAYKKINKLLDTGRYRNIMDMNAGLGSFAAAIESPKLWVMNVVPTIAEMSTLGVIYDRGLIGIYHDWCEAFSTYPRTYDLIHANGVFSLYRNKCKMEDILLEMDRILRPEGAVIFRDDVDVLIKVKKIVGGMRWNIKLVDHEDGPLVPEKILVAVKQYWVGGNKSKKDKH